From Flavobacteriales bacterium, the proteins below share one genomic window:
- the der gene encoding ribosome biogenesis GTPase Der gives MGNIVAIVGRPNVGKSTFFNRLIQKRQAIVDSVSGVTRDRHYGTTDWNGKGFSVIDTGGYIVGSDDIFEGEIRKQVNLAIEEANAILFLVDAQEGVTDMDLTVAKHLRKSDKPVFLVANKVDNGKIMQEAVELYSLGMGDYFCISSINGSGTGELLDELVSKLPDTETEEESDLPRFAIVGRPNVGKSSFVNALVGEERNIVTDIAGTTRDSLDTHYTKFGYDFVLVDTAGVRKKKKVSEDLEFYSVMRSIRSIEYSDVCLLLIDATLGFESQDLNIFHLADKNNKGIVILVNKWDLVDKDTHTTKTYETAIREKISPFTDVPILFISALTKQRLLKALEIAIDVSENRKVRISTSKLNDVMLPFIEQNPPPATKGKYIRIKFCTQLPTKTPTFAFFANLPQYIKDPYKRYIENKLRESFDFNGVPIQIFFRKK, from the coding sequence ATGGGAAATATAGTAGCAATAGTAGGTCGGCCAAATGTTGGAAAATCAACATTTTTTAATAGACTAATTCAGAAGCGACAAGCTATCGTTGACTCTGTAAGTGGTGTAACACGTGATAGGCATTATGGCACAACGGATTGGAACGGGAAAGGGTTTTCTGTAATCGATACTGGTGGTTATATCGTAGGTTCTGATGATATTTTTGAAGGGGAAATACGAAAGCAAGTTAATCTAGCAATTGAAGAAGCTAATGCTATTTTGTTTTTAGTGGATGCGCAGGAGGGTGTAACCGATATGGATTTGACTGTTGCCAAGCATCTGCGTAAATCCGATAAACCAGTTTTTCTCGTTGCCAACAAAGTGGATAATGGTAAAATAATGCAAGAAGCAGTGGAATTATATTCTTTAGGAATGGGAGATTATTTCTGCATATCTTCAATTAACGGAAGTGGAACAGGGGAGTTGTTAGATGAATTAGTCAGTAAACTTCCAGATACTGAAACAGAAGAAGAAAGTGACTTGCCACGATTTGCCATAGTAGGCCGACCAAATGTTGGGAAATCCTCATTTGTTAACGCTTTAGTAGGCGAGGAAAGAAATATTGTTACCGATATTGCAGGTACAACGAGAGATTCATTAGACACACACTACACAAAGTTTGGATACGATTTCGTATTAGTAGATACCGCAGGAGTTAGGAAGAAAAAGAAAGTCAGCGAAGACCTAGAGTTTTACTCAGTGATGCGTTCAATTCGTTCCATTGAATATTCCGATGTATGCTTGTTACTCATTGACGCTACACTAGGTTTCGAATCACAAGATTTAAATATCTTTCATCTAGCAGACAAAAACAATAAGGGTATCGTTATTCTAGTAAATAAATGGGATTTGGTTGATAAGGATACCCACACGACTAAAACGTATGAAACTGCTATTCGAGAAAAAATATCTCCTTTTACTGACGTCCCTATTTTATTTATTTCTGCCCTAACAAAGCAACGTTTGCTAAAGGCTCTAGAAATAGCAATAGATGTTTCAGAAAATAGAAAAGTACGAATAAGTACTTCTAAACTGAACGATGTCATGCTACCATTTATAGAGCAAAATCCACCTCCAGCAACTAAGGGTAAATATATTCGAATAAAATTCTGTACGCAGTTACCAACTAAGACGCCAACTTTTGCCTTTTTTGCCAATTTACCACAATATATAAAAGACCCTTACAAACGATACATCGAAAATAAACTTCGGGAGAGTTTTGACTTTAATGGTGTGCCAATTCAGATTTTCTTTAGAAAGAAATAG
- the era gene encoding GTPase Era — protein sequence MEHKAGYVNIIGNPNVGKSTLMNALVGERLSIITSKAQTTRHRILGIVNDDEHQIIFSDTPGVIDPAYKLQENMMDFVHGAFQDADILIYMVETGEKELKDIKLFERLQNTDIPLLLLLNKIDTAEQDFVKEQIAIWKERLPKAEIHPISALNKFNLDLVMDRIKELLPVSPPYFDKDALTDKSERFFVGETIREKILKYYKKEIPYSVEVEVEEFFEEEEIIKIRAIINVSRESQKGIIIGHKGRALKKVGTLARRDMETFFQKKIFLDLYVKVNKDWRNDDKQLKRFGYNN from the coding sequence ATGGAACACAAAGCAGGTTATGTAAATATCATTGGTAATCCAAATGTTGGTAAATCAACTTTGATGAATGCTTTGGTTGGTGAACGCTTATCGATTATCACTTCAAAGGCTCAGACGACTCGCCATAGGATATTGGGTATTGTTAATGATGATGAGCATCAAATCATTTTTTCAGACACGCCTGGGGTCATTGACCCAGCCTATAAGTTGCAAGAAAATATGATGGACTTCGTTCATGGCGCATTCCAAGATGCAGACATTCTCATTTATATGGTTGAGACTGGTGAGAAGGAACTCAAGGATATAAAGCTTTTTGAACGACTTCAGAATACAGACATTCCACTACTACTATTGCTCAATAAAATTGATACTGCAGAACAAGATTTTGTAAAAGAACAAATAGCCATTTGGAAAGAACGTTTGCCAAAGGCTGAAATTCACCCAATTTCTGCACTCAATAAATTCAATCTTGATTTGGTAATGGATAGAATCAAGGAGCTTTTACCTGTCTCACCACCTTACTTTGATAAAGACGCTCTTACAGACAAGTCGGAACGCTTTTTTGTTGGAGAAACTATCAGAGAGAAGATATTAAAATACTATAAAAAAGAAATTCCATATTCAGTAGAAGTTGAGGTAGAAGAATTTTTTGAAGAAGAAGAAATCATTAAAATACGTGCCATTATCAATGTGTCAAGAGAATCACAAAAGGGCATAATTATAGGGCATAAAGGAAGAGCCTTGAAAAAAGTAGGCACACTAGCCAGAAGAGATATGGAGACATTCTTTCAGAAAAAGATATTCTTAGATTTGTATGTCAAAGTCAATAAGGATTGGCGAAACGACGATAAGCAACTAAAACGTTTCGGTTATAATAACTAA